In Vitis vinifera cultivar Pinot Noir 40024 chromosome 11, ASM3070453v1, a genomic segment contains:
- the LOC100267718 gene encoding mitochondrial outer membrane import complex protein METAXIN isoform X2 yields MDELDNQKLTLVARKPCFGLPTACPSCLPVYIYLRFAQVPFDLSFNLIHPDSDQIPYIESGAYVAYNNEKGGVLESLKEDGIIDLDSQLHAIPEWLSMKVMISTWLEEAIMYELWVCSDGSSAKKIYYSDLPWPIGKILYFKQIHAVKQLLGITKDNAERREEEIHRRATIAYGALSTRLGEQTFFFENRPSGVDALFLGHALFTLQALPDTSVLRSKLLEHSNLVQYAEKLKTEFMEAGSSSSSVPRFPAEPSSSTSRRGPSNWSSKAKSKPKREKTEEEKTFRRRAKYFLVTQLVAVLVFLSLLGVSGGDNEVDLDDEDDDYNY; encoded by the exons ATGGATGAACTGGACAACCAGAAACTCACTCTTGTTGCAAGGAAGCCGTGCTTTGGCCTCCCAACAGCTTGCCCTTCTTGCTTGCCTGTTTACATCTACCTCAGATTCGCTCAAGTTCCCTTTGATCTGAGTTTCAATCTCATTCATCCTGATTCTG ATCAAATTCCTTACATTGAGTCTGGTGCTTATGTGGCCTATAACAATGAGAAGGGTGGGGTTCTTGAAAGTTTAAAGGAGGATGGTATTATTGATTTGGACTCTCAACTTCATGCTATCCCAGAATGGTTATCCATGAAGGTGATGATCAGCACCTGGCTGGAAGAGGCAATCATGTATGAACTCTGGGTATGCTCTGATGGAAGTTCTGCTAAGAAGATCTATTATTCTGATCTCCCATGGCCAATAGGAAAGATTTTATACTTCAAGCAGATCCATGCTGTGAAACAGCTACTTGGGATAACAAAAGACAATGCAGAACGAAGAGAAGAAGAG ATTCACAGGAGAGCAACCATCGCATATGGAGCTTTGTCAACTAGGTTAGGGGAGCAAACCTTTTTCTTTGAGAACAG GCCAAGTGGTGTGGATGCATTGTTTCTTGGGCATGCCCTTTTTACTCTTCAAGCTTTACCT gaCACATCGGTGTTGAGGAGCAAGCTCTTAGAGCACAGTAATCTTGTGCAGTATGCTGAAAAACTTAAGACAGAATTCATGGAAGCTggttcttcatcttcttctgtCCCGCGGTTCCCAGCAGAACCTTCATCATCAACATCAAGAAGAGGTCCTTCAAATTGGA GTTCGAAAGCCAAGAGTAAACCAAAGAGGGAAAAGACTGAGGAAGAGAAAACTTTCAGAAGAAGGGCCAAATATTTCTTGGTAACACAACTGGTTGCAGTTCTAGTTTTTCTGTCTCTCCTGGGTGTAAGTGGTGGCGATAATGAAGTGGACCttgatgatgaggatgatgattaCAATTATTAA
- the LOC104880776 gene encoding protein FAR1-RELATED SEQUENCE 5-like, with the protein MNNKKSLSVITDGDKAMCKAIKRIFPDSCHRLCAWHIQRNAFTNVHVKDFTNHFSKCMFMEGTVEEFECAWNDMLEMFNLHGHKWVTDIYANRSRWAEAYLRGHFFAGMKNTQRCESMNAYLNRFLKTRLKLFEFVKHFDRALSCIRHEEAKAEFETHHSSAVLTTKLYALEKYAGTVFTRQSFLKFRDEMKNAELFFPVSTENHGGYRVHTLTKFRSPDKIWKVCYGNSDRSMKCTCMMFESVGFPCPHMIVVMKIEHLEEIPETCIMKRWSKLAKETVQVHHDNESQGDATNIIRYGALSSMCSRMSYFASQSEKLLKRLDVKYKDSLVKWKNFVKIQWKKVNEKI; encoded by the coding sequence ATGAATAACAAGAAGTCTCTTTCTGTTATTACTGATGGGGATAAAGCAATGTGTAAAGCCATCAAGAGGATATTTCCAGACTCTTGTCATCGATTATGTGCTTGGCATATTCAACGCAATGCATTCACTAATGTCCATGTCAAAGATTTtactaatcatttttctaagtGCATGTTCATGGAAGGCAccgttgaagaatttgaatgtGCATGGAATGACATGTTGGAAATGTTTAATCTTCATGGACATAAGTGGGTGACAGATATATATGCTAACCGTTCTAGATGGGCAGAGGCTTATTTAAGGGGGCATTTCTTTGCTGGTATGAAAAACACACAAAGGTGTGAGAGCATGAATGCATACTTGAATCGTTTCCTTAAAACTCGTTTGAAGCTGTTTGAGTTTGTCAAGCATTTTGATAGAGCACTCTCATGTATTCGTCATGAGGAGGCAAAGGCAGAGTTTGAGACACACCATTCTTCAGCTGTTCTAACAACCAAACTCTATGCACTTGAGAAATATGCAGGGACTGTTTTCACAAGGCaatcttttctaaaatttaggGATGAGATGAAGAATGCAGAATTGTTTTTCCCTGTCAGTACAGAAAATCATGGAGGTTATCGTGTCCATACATTGACCAAGTTTAGAAGCCCTGACAAGATTTGGAAAGTATGTTATGGTAATAGTGATCGGTCTATGAAATGTACTTGTATGATGTTTGAGTCAGTTGGTTTTCCATGTCCCCACATGATTGTTGTAATGAAGATAGAACACCTTGAAGAAATACCTGAGACTTGTATTATGAAAAGGTGGTCTAAGTTAGCAAAGGAAACGGTCCAAGTTCATCATGACAATGAAAGTCAAGGTGATGCGACTAACATCATACGATATGGTGCACTCAGCTCTATGTGCTCACGGATGTCTTATTTCGCATCTCAATCGGAAAAGCTTTTAAAGAGGCTAGATGTGAAATACAAAGACTCACTTGTCAAATGGAAGAACTTTGTAAAAATTCAGTGGAAGAAAGTGAACGAGAAGATTTGA
- the LOC100245404 gene encoding protein ALTERED PHOSPHATE STARVATION RESPONSE 1, which yields MGCSTSKLEDEEAIQLCKDRKRFIKQAVEQRARFASGHIAYIQSLRRVSAALRDYIEGDEPRVFLLDSYITPSFTPVKKTSSGFIPISSKSFSATPIQSEPNSSLKVNYLRPGGNPAVVVEERPQSPETGRVETYPPMHHLGIDGFFAMQSSPMHSSFFSYTPNNRPNLAPPSPQTSQWDFFWNPFSTLDYYGYPNSSSLDQPAMDDEIMGIRQVREEEGIPDLEEETEQEETERKIDISEERDDIDMNFVREEVIVEDADDEDDEDEDEDEDEDDDDDDADSGIEMEHEVKGLRSQGSGSIRLSEGQGQVEIGNQETAVSDQKSKEETPGFTVYVNRRPTSMAEVIKDLEEQFMIVCNSANEVSALLEATRAQYASTSNELSGMKMLNPVALIRSASSRSSSSRFLMNSSSSRDEGYESSSDVSEESCMFSGSHQSTLDRLYAWEKKLYDEVKSGEKIRIAYERKCNRLRNQDVRGDDPSSVDKTRAGIRDLHTQIKVSIHSVEAVSKRIEALRDEELQPQLLELVQGLARMWKVMAECHQIQKRTLDEAKLLLAGTPSKIAEAKKQGAVSTTTTEPHRLARSAANLEAELRNWKACFELWITSQRSYMRALAGWLLRCIRSGPGSPRRTSGAPPIFGICTQWSRFLDDIHEVPVLEGLDFFATGVGSLYAQQLREDSRRAPGGSKRFGGGSGGSLEVVEVGGVVEEEVMTAEKMAEVAIRVLCAGMSVAMSSLTEFAIGSAEGYANLVKQWDNTKWPRDSGEPGV from the exons ATGGGATGTTCTACATCCAAGTTGGAAGATGAAGAGGCCATACAGCTTTGTAAGGATAGGAAGAGATTCATTAAACAGGCTGTTGAGCAAAGAGCCCGGTTTGCCTCTGGACATATTGCTTATATCCAATCCTTAAGAAGAGTTTCTGCTGCGCTTCGTGATTATATTGAAGGAGATGAGCCCCGGGTGTTCTTGTTGGATTCATACATAACCCCATCCTTCACGCCTGTAAAGAAAACAAGCTCTGGTTTCATCCCAATTTCGTCGAAATCCTTCTCTGCAACACCAATCCAATCTGAacccaattcatctttgaaagtGAATTATCTAAGGCCAGGTGGGAACCCAGCAGTCGTGGTTGAGGAGAGGCCCCAGTCACCGGAAACTGGTAGAGTTGAAACCTACCCTCCAATGCACCATCTGGGGATCGATGGGTTTTTTGCAATGCAGTCTTCACCCATGCATTCTTCGTTCTTCTCTTATACCCCAAATAATAGACCTAATTTAGCTCCTCCTTCACCTCAAACCTCTCAGTGGGATTTCTTTTGGAATCCATTTTCAACATTAGACTATTATGGGTACCCTAACAGTAGCAGCCTTGATCAGCCGGCCATGGATGATGAGATCATGGGAATAAGGCAGGTTCGAGAAGAAGAAGGGATTCCCGACTTAGAAGAGGAAACAGAGCAAGAAGAAACTGAGAGGAAGATAGATATAAGTGAGGAAAGAGATGACATTGACATGAACTTTGTTAGAGAAGAAGTTATCGTTGAGGATgctgatgatgaagatgatgaagatgaggatgaggatgaggatgaggatgatgatgatgatgatgcagATAGTGGGATTGAAATGGAGCATGAAGTGAAAGGACTACGATCCCAAGGTAGTGGGAGCATAAGATTGTCTGAAGGTCAAGGGCAAGTTGAGATTGGTAATCAAGAAACAGCAGTAAGTGATCAAAAATCCAAGGAAGAAACTCCTGGTTTTACTGTTTATGTAAACCGACGGCCAACAAGCATGGCAGAAGTTATCAAGGATCTTGAAGAGCAGTTCATGATTGTTTGCAATTCAGCAAATGAGGTCTCAGCCCTGCTGGAGGCTACCAGAGCTCAGTACGCCTCAACCTCAAATGAACTCTCGG GtatgaaaatgttgaatccaGTAGCTTTGATTCGCTCGGCTTCATCTAGATCATCCTCATCAAGATTCTTAATGAATTCTTCAAGTTCCAGAGATGAAGGTTATGAAAGCAGTAGTGACGTCTCCGAGGAATCCTGTATGTTTTCAGGGAGTCATCAATCGACGCTGGACAGGTTATATGCTTGGGAGAAGAAACTATACGATGAAGTGAAG TCTGGAGAAAAGATTAGGATAGCATATGAGAGGAAATGCAATCGACTCAGAAACCAGGACGTGAGAGGAGATGACCCCTCCTCCGTTGATAAAACAAGGGCAGGGATTAGAGATCTGCATACCCAGATAAAGGTTTCAATACACTCGGTTGAAGCTGTTTCAAAGAGGATAGAAGCTCTGAGGGATGAAGAGCTGCAGCCTCAACTTCTAGAATTGGTACAAGG GTTAGCTCGGATGTGGAAGGTAATGGCTGAGTGTCATCAGATTCAAAAGCGAACCTTGGATGAAGCCAAGCTCTTGCTGGCTGGAACGCCTTCTAAAATAGCAGAGGCAAAGAAGCAGGGTGCTGTATCAACAACAACTACTGAGCCACACAGGCTAGCCCGTTCAGCTGCCAATCTTGAGGCTGAACTCAGGAACTGGAAAGCATGTTTCGAGTTATGGATAACCTCTCAACGCTCCTACATGCGTGCACTAGCCGGTTGGCTCTTAAGGTGCATCAGGTCAGGCCCGGGCTCTCCTCGTAGGACCAGTGGGGCTCCTCCAATATTTGGAATTTGCACCCAATGGTCCAGGTTTCTAGATGACATCCATGAGGTTCCTGTGCTGGAAGGACTCGACTTCTTTGCGACTGGGGTGGGCTCTCTCTACGCACAACAGTTAAGAGAAGACTCACGCCGGGCCCCAGGTGGATCAAAGAGATTCGGAGGTGGGTCTGGGGGGAGTCTGGAAGTGGTGGAGGTTGGTGGGGTAGTAGAAGAGGAGGTGATGACAGCAGAGAAAATGGCTGAAGTAGCCATCAGGGTCCTATGTGCTGGAATGTCAGTTGCAATGAGCTCACTGACAGAGTTTGCTATTGGTTCTGCCGAGGGATACGCCAACCTGGTTAAGCAATGGGATAACACCAAGTGGCCGCGAGATTCAGGTGAGCCTGGAGTGTAA
- the LOC100267718 gene encoding mitochondrial outer membrane import complex protein METAXIN isoform X1, which translates to MDELDNQKLTLVARKPCFGLPTACPSCLPVYIYLRFAQVPFDLSFNLIHPDSDQIPYIESGAYVAYNNEKGGVLESLKEDGIIDLDSQLHAIPEWLSMKVMISTWLEEAIMYELWVCSDGSSAKKIYYSDLPWPIGKILYFKQIHAVKQLLGITKDNAERREEEIHRRATIAYGALSTRLGEQTFFFENRPSGVDALFLGHALFTLQALPDTSVLRSKLLEHSNLVQYAEKLKTEFMEAGSSSSSVPRFPAEPSSSTSRRGPSNWSKILSLFKFISYHFNHLNFDEVNRFKAAFTAYLHISKPWFCISVRSCKLLVLAYLNELPFVNNG; encoded by the exons ATGGATGAACTGGACAACCAGAAACTCACTCTTGTTGCAAGGAAGCCGTGCTTTGGCCTCCCAACAGCTTGCCCTTCTTGCTTGCCTGTTTACATCTACCTCAGATTCGCTCAAGTTCCCTTTGATCTGAGTTTCAATCTCATTCATCCTGATTCTG ATCAAATTCCTTACATTGAGTCTGGTGCTTATGTGGCCTATAACAATGAGAAGGGTGGGGTTCTTGAAAGTTTAAAGGAGGATGGTATTATTGATTTGGACTCTCAACTTCATGCTATCCCAGAATGGTTATCCATGAAGGTGATGATCAGCACCTGGCTGGAAGAGGCAATCATGTATGAACTCTGGGTATGCTCTGATGGAAGTTCTGCTAAGAAGATCTATTATTCTGATCTCCCATGGCCAATAGGAAAGATTTTATACTTCAAGCAGATCCATGCTGTGAAACAGCTACTTGGGATAACAAAAGACAATGCAGAACGAAGAGAAGAAGAG ATTCACAGGAGAGCAACCATCGCATATGGAGCTTTGTCAACTAGGTTAGGGGAGCAAACCTTTTTCTTTGAGAACAG GCCAAGTGGTGTGGATGCATTGTTTCTTGGGCATGCCCTTTTTACTCTTCAAGCTTTACCT gaCACATCGGTGTTGAGGAGCAAGCTCTTAGAGCACAGTAATCTTGTGCAGTATGCTGAAAAACTTAAGACAGAATTCATGGAAGCTggttcttcatcttcttctgtCCCGCGGTTCCCAGCAGAACCTTCATCATCAACATCAAGAAGAGGTCCTTCAAATTGGAGTAAGATACTTTCTCTGTTTAAATTTATCTCTTACCATTTTAACCATCTCAATTTTGATGAGGTGAATCGTTTCAAAGCTGCCTTTACTGCATACCTTCATATATCCAAACCATGGTTCTGTATCTCAGTGAGATCCTGCAAGTTATTAGTTTTGGCCTACCTAAATGAACTGCCATTTGTGAATAATGGCTAG